The genomic segment GCAAGGGTCGAGTCTGGAACAGGGATCTTTCATGTGATGATGCGCGGTATTAATCACCAGAATCTCTTCGAGGAGCCAGAAGACTACTATCAATTTATTGCTACTCTGGATAGGATGCGTTTCCGTTATGATGAGGACGGAACTCCAATGGGAAGTAATTGTACCTATTACGCATACTGTCTGATGTCGAACCACTTTCACTTGCTGATTCGTGAGCGTGAGGAGAGCGTAGGTGAAACGATCAAACGTATTGCAGGCTCTTACGTGTACTACTACAACAGGAAATATGGGCGTGATGGGCATCTCTTCAAAGAGCGTTTTAAGAGTGAACCTGTCAACGATATGGCTTATTTCATGACTCTGTTGCGCTATATCCATCAGAATCCGTTAAAGGCTGGTATTGTTGAACACGTAAAAGACTATGAATATAGTAGCTGGGGTGAGTATGATGGAACTGTTGAACCTGTCTTTCAGATTTGCCATACGCAGACAGTTTTGAATCGTATCCCTTTCAGTGAACTAGAAGAATGGGTAAATGAGCCTTTGTCTGGTGATGTTCATTGCTTGGATATTGAGGATCCCTCACGAAAAAGACCTTCTGACGACCAGGTATGGCAAATGATAATTGAGAAATCTGGTGTAACGAATGCCTCTGCTTTTCAGCAGTTGAATGATGATGTGAAGAGAGGTGTATTGAGGGAATTGAAGGAACGAGGTGCCTCTCATCGACAGTTAGAGCGTTTGACTGGTGTGGGAAGAGGGGTGATTCAGAAGTTGTGAATTGAGGCCAGGGACCCGTCCCCGTGGCACTCGTCCCCGTGGCACTAGCTCGCTCATGAGTATGGCTAGAGCGAGAAGAGAGTATGAGTGATGGGAGAGTGGGGTGACTGAAAGCTGAAAAGAAACAGGGTGCAGTGCTGGTAACACTGCAACCTGTCAAAATACAAAACCATTCTGCGAGCGGCAACTTGCAGAATGCAGAACTGTTAGAGACGTTTGTTGTGGTCTCCTTCTGAAGTAACAGCACAGCTAAGCCTACCGTTAGACTTGGCCATGTTGTTCTCCCACTGTAAAGGACGCAGGTTGGACAATGCGTCACTACCACCTTTGGACTGCGGCGTGATGTGGTCAATTTCCCAGCCGTAGATGGACGAGCGGTTTCCGTATTCGCTGAACGTCATCCAGGCACCACACTGGTCCTTACGATACTTGGAACTGTCGTAACCTGGTACGGCTTGTCCCTTGTTCCAAACTTGAAGAATAAGATTATCTTCCATATTTTTAATTGAATCCTCTCTGCCTCCTTGGAGCAGGGTTTTAAGTTCGAGGACTCATTTTTTTATATGGCAAATAAAGTGCCAAAGGCTCAAAGAATGACAAAATGGTAGATTTTATATGAAAATTTCGTGAAAAACAAACGAAAATTGGAAATAGATTCGTTCAATTCAATAATTTGTAGTATCTTTGCACCGTCATTTAATACTGATCAATTATGATAGCTGAGTTCAAAATCAGGAATTTCTACTCGTTGCGGGATGAGCAAACGTTGAGTTTCATCCCGACTAACGATGATACGTCGCGCGATATTTACGCTGAAGAGGTGGCTGACGGTGTCTCGCTTTTGAAAATAGGCTGCATCTATGGCTCCAACGCTTCGGGTAAAACAAATATTCTTAAAGCGCTTGACTTCTTCTCCCGGTTTATGGTTGATGACAGCCTGAACAAGGGGGATGAAATAGGAGTTGTACCTTTCTTGCTGGATGACGAGTCTCGGCAGGAGCGGACACAGTTTGAAATGACTTTCTATCTGAACCGTGAGAAGTATAAGCTCAATCTGGTACTGGATAGCAAGGTTATTTATGAGGAGACCTTGCAAGTCTATTCCTCAGTTCAACCTACATTGTTATATAAGCGTACCTTCAATGCTGAGAAAGACGCTACTGATATTGTGTTTGGCGGAAAGGTGGGTTTGATTAAGAAAAGTAGGGAGGCCATTGAGGGGAATGCCATCATTAACCGCACGGTTATCGCTGCCTTTGGAAAGTCAAATGTGGAGAAATCCAGGCTGAATCTGGTATATGATTTCTTTTCACAGAGGATTGCTCCCATCATGTATCCGCAGAGCAGTTTGATGGGCTTCACAAAACGTCGTATAACTAAAGATAAGGATGGACGACTGAAGAAGTTCATTCTGCATTTTCTGAAAGCATCCGACTTCAATATCTCGGATATCTCCATCCATGAAGAAGAGGTGAACATTACGCCTGAAATGGAATTGATGATCAAGAATACTTCTGGTATGCCCGCCAAGGTAAAAGAGGAGATTCTGAAAAAGGGAACCTTACATTCGGACGAGATGTTCTTTGTGCATCATACCAATAATGGTGATAAAGAGCTTGACGAAGAGTTAGAGTCTCGTGGAACCAAGAGGTATATGGGTTTAGCAACAATCCTTTATGATCTGTTGGTTCGTGGCGTAATTCTTCCTGTAGATGAAATAGAAACCAGTATTCATTATGAATTGCTTTCCTACTTTATCAAGGTGTTCCTTGTGAATAGCAAGAGGGGTGGACAGCTGATTGCATCTACGCATGACATTAACCTGCTGGATGAGGACTATATCCGCAGGGATGTGATTTGGTTCACAGATAAGAACGGCTGTGGTGAGACTCAACTGATAAGGTTGTCAACGCTGGGTCTGCACAAGACTCTGTCTGTTTACAATGCATACAAGCAGGAGAAGCTTGTGGATCTGCCTTTCCTGGACAGTATTTATATGGATATGGATGAATACTATGAGCACGAGACAGAGGAATAAGAGAGAAAGGAAGAGTATAGCCATCATTGGTGAGGGGCTGACAGAGTATCGCTATGTGGACGACATGCGCACGACTGAGCGTTACAGATTCAGTCTGGTACCCGGTATCCCTAAACATTCCGACCTGGATGATATTGTAAAGCTTGCCAATGAACGGGTGAAAGCAGGGTATGACTATGTGTTGTGCCTGATAGATATGGACGTGATTGAAGGTAATCACGAGAAAATGGAGCATTATAAAGCGCTGAAGAAGGGTAATCCTAAGATCATTTTTGTGGAGTCAAGCCCTTGTACAGAATACTGGTTCCTGATGCATTATATGCCTAGGCCATCGAGTAAGGAGTTTGCTAACTACGATGCCGTGGCCCAGGAACTAAAGAAGCACATCCCTAACTATGACAAGACAGAGGCTTTCTTCAACAAAACTCATATCTACCGTGAACTGAAGGAGAAGGGTGATATGGAACGAGCCATTGAGGTGTCTCGTGACTTGGATGAGTTGCACGAGAAGGAGCCGGAGGTGTACAAGTCTTACTCTCAGATGTATAAATTGTTTGATATTATCAAGGAGATAACGAAGTAGGGGGTTATGTTTGGGGACCGGGGGGACAGGTATGAAGTGAACCCAGAAAGTTGGACACAACAGAAAGGTTCAAATGAAAAAAGAATTTAGTTTAGAAGAAAAGATGTCCGCAATTGGGTTTGTGTTCCAAGGCGAGTCAGCCCGTTCTGTGTCCCGTAGACTCCACTTAGGCCATCATATTCTATATGAGTGGATAGAGAGTTACAAACTCCTTGGCATTGAAGGTCTAAAATTAAAGCCGAAGAAGAAAAAGAGGCTTTCATATGAAGAAAAATGCAAAATAGTTCGTGATTATCAGGAAAGTGAATTAACTTTGTTCCAGCTTTCAGCCAAATATCAATTGTCAAGCTCGATAATTGGCAATTGGGTTAAATTGGTTGAGCGAAATGGATTTGAAGCACTGGAATCTCGACGATCCAGGCATTTCCAAACTGGTGAGCATATGGTTAAACGACTACCAAAAGAAGAGTACGAAAAGGAGAACGAGCGTCTTCGCAAGGAGAACGAACGCTTAA from the Prevotella sp. E15-22 genome contains:
- a CDS encoding HNH endonuclease signature motif containing protein, giving the protein MEDNLILQVWNKGQAVPGYDSSKYRKDQCGAWMTFSEYGNRSSIYGWEIDHITPQSKGGSDALSNLRPLQWENNMAKSNGRLSCAVTSEGDHNKRL
- a CDS encoding transposase, with the protein product MPRKARVESGTGIFHVMMRGINHQNLFEEPEDYYQFIATLDRMRFRYDEDGTPMGSNCTYYAYCLMSNHFHLLIREREESVGETIKRIAGSYVYYYNRKYGRDGHLFKERFKSEPVNDMAYFMTLLRYIHQNPLKAGIVEHVKDYEYSSWGEYDGTVEPVFQICHTQTVLNRIPFSELEEWVNEPLSGDVHCLDIEDPSRKRPSDDQVWQMIIEKSGVTNASAFQQLNDDVKRGVLRELKERGASHRQLERLTGVGRGVIQKL
- a CDS encoding RloB family protein codes for the protein MSTRQRNKRERKSIAIIGEGLTEYRYVDDMRTTERYRFSLVPGIPKHSDLDDIVKLANERVKAGYDYVLCLIDMDVIEGNHEKMEHYKALKKGNPKIIFVESSPCTEYWFLMHYMPRPSSKEFANYDAVAQELKKHIPNYDKTEAFFNKTHIYRELKEKGDMERAIEVSRDLDELHEKEPEVYKSYSQMYKLFDIIKEITK
- a CDS encoding helix-turn-helix domain-containing protein, translated to MSAIGFVFQGESARSVSRRLHLGHHILYEWIESYKLLGIEGLKLKPKKKKRLSYEEKCKIVRDYQESELTLFQLSAKYQLSSSIIGNWVKLVERNGFEALESRRSRHFQTGEHMVKRLPKEEYEKENERLRKENERLRLENLLLKKVRALVEERETQNRAIGRKPSKN
- a CDS encoding ATP/GTP-binding protein, with protein sequence MIAEFKIRNFYSLRDEQTLSFIPTNDDTSRDIYAEEVADGVSLLKIGCIYGSNASGKTNILKALDFFSRFMVDDSLNKGDEIGVVPFLLDDESRQERTQFEMTFYLNREKYKLNLVLDSKVIYEETLQVYSSVQPTLLYKRTFNAEKDATDIVFGGKVGLIKKSREAIEGNAIINRTVIAAFGKSNVEKSRLNLVYDFFSQRIAPIMYPQSSLMGFTKRRITKDKDGRLKKFILHFLKASDFNISDISIHEEEVNITPEMELMIKNTSGMPAKVKEEILKKGTLHSDEMFFVHHTNNGDKELDEELESRGTKRYMGLATILYDLLVRGVILPVDEIETSIHYELLSYFIKVFLVNSKRGGQLIASTHDINLLDEDYIRRDVIWFTDKNGCGETQLIRLSTLGLHKTLSVYNAYKQEKLVDLPFLDSIYMDMDEYYEHETEE